A stretch of the Planctomycetota bacterium genome encodes the following:
- a CDS encoding tetratricopeptide repeat protein, which yields MSVRPVSLCLAVLAGALLLAGCASDGRRSAAEFDLGIPDTTAQQRQAIELVNRGYELYHDEDRDYEKRSREAAELFRRAISLDPGFASAHFNLGVFYLDNQAYPSAIQSFRTAQILTPADSRAAYHLGVAYASMRRHDRAIEAYQDALLVNPNDLLAMRGLMASCRRSLYADHATLEAIRRGLELETSREWRGHMEREVTRQEQLLELG from the coding sequence ATGAGCGTTCGCCCCGTGTCCCTGTGTCTCGCCGTGCTCGCCGGGGCGTTGCTGCTCGCGGGCTGCGCGTCCGATGGACGCCGCTCGGCCGCCGAATTCGATCTGGGCATCCCGGATACCACCGCCCAGCAGCGACAGGCGATCGAGCTGGTCAATCGCGGCTACGAGCTGTACCACGACGAGGACCGCGACTACGAGAAACGCAGCCGGGAGGCCGCCGAGCTGTTCCGCAGGGCGATTTCGCTCGATCCGGGCTTCGCGTCGGCCCACTTCAATCTGGGCGTCTTCTACCTCGACAACCAGGCCTACCCGTCGGCCATCCAGTCGTTCCGCACGGCGCAGATCCTGACGCCGGCCGACTCCCGGGCCGCCTACCACCTGGGCGTGGCCTACGCGAGCATGCGGCGGCACGACCGCGCCATCGAGGCCTACCAGGATGCGCTGCTGGTCAATCCGAACGATCTGCTGGCGATGCGGGGGCTGATGGCCTCGTGCCGGCGGAGCCTCTACGCCGACCACGCCACCCTCGAGGCCATCCGCCGCGGGCTGGAGCTCGAGACCAGCCGCGAGTGGCGGGGGCACATGGAGCGCGAGGTGACCCGCCAGGAGCAGTTGCTGGAGCTGGGCTGA
- a CDS encoding PhoH family protein, whose translation MPPTRLEHAMTPDDTAVGVKQFVLDTNVLLHNPNALFVFQENDVVIPFAVIEELDKLKRQEDDIGRNAREVIRRLDRLRALGTLTEGVRWGDATPQAGAAASTAGNGVTGCIRIAITDGSRPYALREDTKDNRIIAVAWDIHDRGDRVVFVSKDLNARIKSDALGIQTEDFQNQKVDADRLYTGFESVDVAGDLIDALYDERMLDLEPVLAAMSEQADTGDPTQMRTAPEIRPNQFVLLRNEQDENHTGLARRLADTQHCIPISPPRKPIFGLMARNVQQTMALDLLMDDEIQMITLLGSAGTGKTLLALAAGMAKIFQEGRYDKLLVARPIMPMGRDIGYLPGDKDEKLFAWMQPIFDNLEYLLSTRGAHGQQADSQTNEQRIDKMIADGKLVLEPLTYIRGRSIPHQFMIVDEAQNLTPHEVKTIASRVGEGTKLVLTGDIGQIDNPYLDSSSNGLSYAVEKMKGLGVVGHVTLQRSERSTLASLAAERL comes from the coding sequence ATGCCACCCACACGCCTGGAGCACGCGATGACGCCCGACGACACCGCCGTCGGCGTCAAGCAGTTCGTGCTGGACACCAACGTGCTGCTGCACAACCCCAACGCACTCTTCGTGTTCCAGGAGAACGACGTCGTCATCCCCTTCGCGGTGATCGAGGAGCTCGACAAGCTCAAGCGGCAAGAAGACGACATCGGCCGCAACGCCCGCGAGGTCATCCGCCGGCTCGATCGCCTGCGGGCGCTGGGCACCCTGACCGAGGGCGTCCGCTGGGGCGATGCAACGCCGCAGGCGGGCGCGGCCGCCTCCACGGCCGGCAACGGCGTCACGGGCTGCATCCGCATCGCCATCACCGACGGCTCGCGGCCCTACGCGCTACGCGAGGACACCAAGGACAACCGCATCATCGCCGTCGCCTGGGATATCCACGACCGCGGCGACCGTGTCGTGTTCGTCTCCAAGGACCTCAACGCCCGCATCAAGAGCGATGCGCTGGGCATCCAGACCGAGGACTTCCAGAACCAGAAGGTGGACGCCGACCGTCTGTACACGGGCTTCGAGTCGGTGGACGTCGCGGGCGACCTCATCGATGCGCTCTACGACGAGCGGATGCTCGACCTCGAGCCCGTACTGGCCGCGATGTCGGAGCAGGCCGACACGGGCGACCCCACGCAGATGCGAACGGCGCCCGAGATCCGGCCCAACCAGTTCGTGCTGCTCCGCAACGAGCAGGACGAGAACCACACGGGCCTCGCTCGGCGGCTGGCCGACACGCAGCACTGCATCCCCATCTCGCCGCCCCGCAAGCCCATCTTCGGGCTGATGGCCCGCAACGTGCAGCAGACGATGGCCCTGGACCTGCTGATGGACGACGAGATCCAGATGATCACGCTGCTAGGCAGCGCCGGCACCGGCAAGACGCTGCTCGCGCTCGCGGCGGGCATGGCCAAGATCTTCCAGGAGGGCCGCTACGACAAGCTGCTGGTCGCCCGCCCGATCATGCCCATGGGCCGCGACATCGGCTACCTGCCGGGCGACAAGGACGAGAAGCTCTTCGCCTGGATGCAGCCGATCTTCGACAACCTCGAGTACCTGCTGAGCACCCGCGGGGCGCACGGCCAGCAGGCCGACAGCCAGACCAACGAGCAACGGATCGACAAGATGATCGCCGACGGCAAGCTGGTGCTCGAGCCGCTGACCTACATCCGAGGCCGCTCGATCCCCCACCAGTTCATGATCGTCGACGAGGCCCAGAACCTCACGCCGCACGAGGTCAAGACCATCGCCAGCCGCGTGGGCGAGGGCACCAAGCTCGTGCTCACCGGCGACATCGGCCAGATCGACAACCCGTACCTCGATAGCTCGTCCAACGGCCTCTCGTACGCCGTCGAGAAGATGAAGGGCCTCGGCGTCGTCGGCCACGTCACGCTGCAGCGCAGCGAGCGCTCGACGCTGGCGAGCCTCGCGGCCGAGCGGCTGTAG